A region from the Marinobacter szutsaonensis genome encodes:
- a CDS encoding sodium ion-translocating decarboxylase subunit beta, with the protein MDKLMTLWTGSGLFNIELGQVIMIAIGLLLLFLAIRKGFEPLLLVPIGFGGILANIPEAGLALTAAENAIHFALKSEATQILAALAAPLDVAYQAGQAVTPELKEAFKVAVKEASYSEMAMANSIAQDLGYGNGMLYNFYSVVIGSTIGPLVIFMGVGAMTDFGPLLANPKTMLLGAAAQFGIFGTVLGAALLDWLGILDFTILEAAAIGIIGGADGPTSIYVSSVLAPHLLGAIAVSAYAYMAMVPMIQPPIMKALTSQKERAIKMSQLRPVSKQEKIIFPLVVLIAVVLFLPDAAPLLGMFCFGNLMRECGVVERLSDTAQNALINITTIFLGLSVGSKLMADKFLDAQTLGILALGIVAFGIGTACGVLMAKLMNKLTKEQINPLIGSAGVSAVPMAARVSNKVGLEANPQNFLLMHAMGPNVAGVIGSAVAAGVMIKLLS; encoded by the coding sequence ATGGATAAATTAATGACACTCTGGACAGGTAGTGGCCTGTTCAACATCGAGCTCGGCCAGGTGATCATGATCGCCATCGGCCTGCTTCTGCTGTTCCTTGCGATTCGCAAGGGCTTTGAGCCACTGCTGCTGGTACCGATCGGTTTCGGCGGCATCCTGGCGAACATCCCGGAGGCAGGGCTTGCCTTGACTGCGGCGGAAAATGCCATCCACTTCGCGCTCAAGAGCGAAGCGACCCAGATTCTGGCTGCGCTCGCCGCACCGCTGGATGTGGCCTATCAGGCCGGCCAGGCGGTCACGCCCGAGCTGAAGGAAGCCTTCAAGGTTGCTGTCAAGGAGGCCAGTTACTCCGAGATGGCGATGGCTAACTCCATTGCCCAGGACCTCGGTTACGGCAATGGCATGCTGTATAACTTCTACTCGGTGGTTATCGGCAGCACCATCGGGCCGCTGGTGATTTTCATGGGTGTGGGCGCGATGACGGACTTCGGTCCGCTGCTGGCCAACCCTAAGACCATGCTCCTGGGTGCGGCAGCGCAGTTCGGTATCTTTGGTACTGTTCTGGGTGCAGCCCTGCTGGACTGGCTCGGCATTCTGGATTTCACCATCCTGGAAGCGGCGGCCATCGGTATCATCGGTGGTGCGGACGGCCCGACCTCCATCTACGTGTCCAGTGTTCTGGCTCCGCATCTTCTGGGTGCCATTGCGGTCTCGGCCTACGCCTACATGGCGATGGTGCCGATGATCCAGCCGCCGATCATGAAGGCGCTGACCTCCCAGAAGGAGCGCGCCATCAAGATGAGCCAGCTGCGCCCGGTGAGCAAGCAGGAGAAGATCATCTTCCCGCTGGTTGTTCTTATCGCGGTGGTTCTGTTCCTGCCGGATGCGGCACCGCTGCTGGGTATGTTCTGCTTCGGTAACCTGATGCGGGAGTGTGGCGTGGTGGAGCGTCTGAGCGATACGGCCCAGAATGCCCTGATCAACATCACCACGATCTTCCTTGGCCTGTCTGTTGGCTCAAAGCTGATGGCGGACAAGTTCCTGGACGCCCAGACTCTGGGTATTCTGGCGCTTGGTATTGTGGCATTCGGTATCGGTACCGCTTGTGGTGTGCTGATGGCGAAGTTGATGAACAAGCTGACCAAGGAACAGATCAACCCGTTGATCGGTTCTGCCGGTGTATCCGCGGTGCCGATGGCAGCGAGGGTCTCCAACAAGGTTGGTCTGGAGGCCAATCCGCAGAACTTCCTGCTGATGCACGCGATGGGCCCGAACGTGGCTGGTGTTATCGGCTCTGCGGTGGCTGCGGGTGTGATGATCAAGTTGTTGAGCTGA
- the oadA gene encoding sodium-extruding oxaloacetate decarboxylase subunit alpha yields the protein MTDTKKPLGITDVILRDAHQSLLATRMRLDDMLPIAEKLDKVGFWSLESWGGATFDSCIRYLGEDPWDRIRELKKAMPNTPQQMLLRGQNLLGYRHYADDVVDRFCERAAENGVDVFRIFDAMNDPRNLDRAIKAVRKTGKHAQGTIAYTTSPVHTIEMWVELAKEVADMGADSIAIKDMAGILKPYVAYDLVSRLKKELDIPIHMQCHATTGMSTATAIKAAEAGIDNVDTAISSMSMTYGHSPTEAVVAILEGTDRDTGLDLNLLEEIAAYFREVRKKYAKFEGSLRGTDSRILIAQVPGGMLTNMENQLREQNASDKFDQVLDEIPKVREDLGFIPLVTPTSQIVGTQAVLNVLTGERYKSISKETSAILKGEYGAAPAPMNKELQERVLDGKEPVTCRPADLLEPEMDKLTDELKKLADEKGIKLAENTVDDVLTYALFPQIGLKFLENRGNPDAFEPVPTAESAAPAKKSEGPETYTVEVNGKKFVVAVSEGGEISQIQGEGGAASAPAASSAPAPAAGEGEPLVAPLGGNIFKVLVSPGDTVEEGDVLIILEAMKMETEVRAPKAGTIGEVFIKVGDAVSPDDEMLTIA from the coding sequence ATGACTGACACAAAGAAACCGCTGGGGATTACGGACGTAATTCTGCGTGACGCCCACCAGTCCCTGCTTGCCACCCGTATGCGGCTTGATGACATGCTGCCCATTGCCGAGAAACTCGACAAAGTCGGTTTCTGGTCTCTGGAATCCTGGGGTGGAGCTACCTTTGACTCCTGCATCCGTTACCTGGGCGAAGATCCCTGGGATCGCATCCGTGAGCTGAAAAAAGCCATGCCCAACACGCCGCAGCAGATGTTGCTGCGTGGTCAGAACCTGCTGGGTTACCGCCATTACGCGGATGACGTGGTGGACCGTTTCTGTGAGCGTGCCGCCGAGAATGGCGTCGACGTGTTCCGTATTTTCGACGCGATGAACGACCCTCGCAACCTGGATCGCGCCATCAAGGCCGTTCGTAAGACCGGCAAGCACGCCCAGGGCACCATTGCCTACACCACCAGCCCGGTACACACCATCGAGATGTGGGTCGAACTGGCGAAGGAAGTGGCCGACATGGGTGCGGACTCCATCGCGATCAAGGACATGGCAGGTATTCTCAAGCCTTACGTGGCCTACGATCTGGTCAGCCGTCTGAAGAAAGAACTGGATATTCCGATCCATATGCAGTGCCACGCAACGACTGGCATGTCGACCGCCACCGCCATCAAGGCGGCGGAAGCCGGTATCGATAACGTGGACACCGCTATCTCCTCCATGAGTATGACCTACGGTCATTCGCCCACCGAAGCCGTGGTGGCGATTCTGGAAGGCACCGACCGTGACACCGGCCTGGATCTGAACCTGCTGGAAGAAATCGCCGCATACTTCCGCGAAGTTCGCAAGAAATACGCGAAGTTCGAGGGCAGCCTCCGGGGTACCGATTCCCGCATCCTGATTGCCCAGGTTCCCGGTGGCATGCTGACGAACATGGAAAACCAGCTGCGTGAGCAGAACGCGAGCGACAAGTTCGACCAGGTTCTGGACGAGATTCCCAAGGTCCGCGAAGACCTGGGCTTCATTCCGCTGGTGACGCCGACTTCCCAGATCGTGGGTACCCAGGCGGTACTGAACGTTCTGACCGGCGAGCGCTACAAGTCCATCTCCAAGGAAACCTCTGCAATCCTGAAGGGCGAGTACGGTGCGGCACCGGCGCCGATGAACAAGGAATTGCAGGAGCGTGTTCTGGACGGAAAAGAGCCCGTGACCTGTCGTCCGGCGGACCTGCTTGAGCCGGAAATGGACAAGCTGACCGACGAGCTGAAGAAGCTGGCCGACGAGAAGGGCATCAAGCTGGCGGAGAACACCGTAGACGACGTACTGACCTACGCGCTGTTCCCGCAGATCGGCCTGAAGTTCCTGGAAAACCGTGGCAACCCGGATGCGTTCGAGCCGGTTCCGACCGCCGAAAGCGCCGCGCCGGCCAAGAAGTCCGAGGGCCCCGAGACCTACACCGTGGAAGTCAACGGCAAGAAGTTCGTGGTTGCTGTTTCCGAAGGCGGTGAGATCAGCCAGATCCAGGGTGAGGGTGGTGCTGCTTCGGCACCGGCTGCGTCCTCCGCACCGGCCCCCGCTGCCGGCGAAGGCGAGCCTCTGGTGGCACCGCTGGGCGGCAACATCTTCAAGGTTCTGGTTTCTCCGGGTGACACCGTGGAAGAGGGCGATGTGCTGATCATCCTCGAAGCCATGAAGATGGAAACCGAAGTTCGCGCACCCAAAGCCGGTACCATCGGTGAGGTCTTCATCAAGGTCGGTGACGCCGTATCCCCTGATGATGAAATGCTGACAATCGCATAA
- a CDS encoding OadG family protein yields the protein MNELMSQAVDLMIAGMGFVFVFLIVLVFATLLMSKLIGRFAPPEPATPARTPRAKPQAPASVDPDTAEAIKKAIAQYRSRHKK from the coding sequence ATGAATGAGCTGATGTCACAAGCCGTTGATCTGATGATCGCAGGCATGGGCTTCGTGTTCGTGTTCCTGATTGTTCTGGTATTCGCGACACTCCTCATGTCCAAACTCATTGGACGGTTTGCGCCACCAGAGCCGGCAACCCCGGCCAGAACGCCACGTGCCAAGCCGCAGGCGCCAGCGTCGGTTGATCCTGACACCGCCGAGGCCATCAAGAAGGCGATTGCACAATACCGGTCACGCCACAAGAAGTGA
- the dbpA gene encoding ATP-dependent RNA helicase DbpA, translating to MSSFKEFGLSPAMVANLEQLGFEQPTEIQAKALPYCLVGKDVIAMAQTGSGKTAAFGIGLIEGLRTRLFAVQAVVLCPTRELADQVAKSLRELARARKNIKVLTLCGGVAIGPQIGSLSHGAHIVVGTPGRIQDHLRKGTLKLDKATTVVLDEADRMLDMGFQEAMEDILSHTPDARQTLMFSATWPEAIRKLSSQYQREPVDVRAESSGENPDIRELFYEIPAGSTAEAVMAVLSERQPASCIVFCTTKQQCDELAGSLRDSGFSALALHGDLEQRDRDSVLVRFGNQSCSVLVATDVAARGLDIKSLPLVINAEPARDPEVHTHRVGRTGRAGEQGLAVTLCTPAKGHKISQLEAARKRPVQWGDTEALLAVPLRPVAPAMRTLCIAGGRKDKVRPGDVLGALTGDAGIPGKAVGKIDLFDFQCFVAIDRELAAKALKRLEQGRIKGRKIRVRYA from the coding sequence ATGTCTTCCTTTAAAGAATTTGGTCTTTCACCCGCCATGGTTGCCAATCTTGAGCAGCTTGGCTTCGAACAACCTACTGAGATCCAGGCCAAAGCGTTGCCTTATTGCCTGGTGGGTAAAGATGTGATTGCCATGGCCCAGACCGGCAGCGGGAAAACGGCGGCGTTCGGAATCGGATTGATCGAGGGGCTCCGGACGCGACTGTTCGCCGTGCAGGCGGTGGTGCTTTGTCCGACCCGGGAGCTGGCGGACCAGGTAGCGAAATCCCTGCGGGAACTGGCCCGTGCCCGGAAGAACATCAAGGTGCTTACCCTGTGTGGTGGCGTTGCCATTGGCCCTCAGATCGGCTCCCTGAGCCATGGGGCACATATTGTTGTGGGTACACCGGGGCGCATCCAGGACCATCTTCGTAAGGGCACGCTGAAGCTGGATAAGGCCACCACGGTTGTCCTGGATGAGGCTGACCGGATGCTGGACATGGGTTTCCAGGAAGCCATGGAGGACATCCTTTCCCACACGCCGGATGCTCGCCAGACCCTGATGTTTTCCGCGACCTGGCCGGAGGCCATCCGCAAACTCAGCAGCCAGTATCAGCGCGAGCCGGTGGATGTGAGGGCGGAGTCGTCCGGGGAGAATCCGGATATCCGCGAGCTGTTCTACGAAATTCCTGCAGGCAGCACGGCCGAGGCGGTGATGGCGGTGCTGTCGGAGCGGCAGCCGGCTTCCTGCATCGTCTTCTGTACGACCAAGCAGCAGTGTGATGAGCTTGCCGGCAGCCTCCGGGACAGCGGCTTTTCTGCTTTAGCCCTGCACGGAGATCTGGAGCAGCGGGATCGGGACAGCGTGCTGGTGCGCTTCGGCAATCAGAGCTGCTCGGTGCTGGTGGCGACCGATGTGGCCGCTCGCGGGCTGGATATCAAATCCCTGCCGCTGGTGATCAACGCCGAGCCGGCGAGGGATCCCGAAGTTCATACGCACCGGGTGGGCCGGACCGGCCGCGCAGGCGAGCAGGGCCTGGCAGTCACCCTCTGCACGCCCGCCAAAGGGCACAAAATCAGCCAACTGGAAGCCGCCCGCAAGCGACCGGTGCAGTGGGGTGACACCGAAGCCCTGTTGGCGGTGCCTCTGCGCCCGGTGGCTCCGGCCATGCGGACGCTCTGCATCGCCGGTGGTCGCAAGGATAAAGTGCGCCCTGGTGATGTCCTGGGCGCGCTGACGGGTGACGCGGGTATTCCCGGCAAGGCTGTGGGCAAGATCGATCTGTTTGATTTTCAGTGCTTTGTTGCGATCGACAGGGAGCTTGCAGCGAAGGCTCTTAAGCGCCTCGAGCAGGGGCGGATCAAGGGGCGGAAAATACGCGTCCGATATGCCTGA
- a CDS encoding DUF2058 domain-containing protein, with amino-acid sequence MASLQDQLLKAGLADEKKAKAIRSEKRKQRKQQPKGAVQVNEAEIRARQAREEKAERDRQLNLQRQKEAEKKAIQAQIRQLVETNRLDRSRGETSYQFVDGKKIKKILVDDTMVDQLSRGRLAVVRLGENYDVVPEKVARKIMERDEGAIVVLHDRKKDDQGDDDPYAGYEIPDDLMW; translated from the coding sequence ATGGCATCCCTACAGGATCAGTTACTGAAAGCCGGTCTGGCCGACGAGAAGAAAGCCAAGGCCATCCGCAGCGAGAAACGCAAACAACGCAAACAGCAGCCCAAGGGCGCCGTACAGGTCAACGAGGCAGAAATCCGCGCCCGCCAGGCTCGTGAAGAAAAAGCCGAACGGGACCGCCAGCTGAACCTGCAACGCCAGAAAGAGGCAGAAAAGAAAGCCATCCAGGCCCAGATCCGCCAGCTGGTGGAAACCAACCGCCTGGACCGCAGCCGGGGCGAAACCTCCTACCAGTTCGTGGATGGCAAGAAGATCAAGAAGATCCTGGTGGATGACACCATGGTGGATCAGCTCTCCCGGGGCCGCCTGGCCGTGGTTCGCCTGGGCGAAAACTACGATGTGGTACCAGAAAAAGTCGCCCGCAAGATCATGGAGCGGGACGAAGGCGCGATCGTGGTGCTCCATGACCGCAAGAAGGACGACCAGGGCGATGACGACCCCTACGCCGGCTACGAGATCCCTGACGACCTGATGTGGTAG
- a CDS encoding choice-of-anchor F family protein: protein MKTTKRVGKPLAAAGLYSALGVSAMVHGATVQDVNTDNLSVPPVDGKTLVYTDTVGTASFGWFDPVNDSGVEGLGIAVYNEEFTRIIDEVEYQFAGCIMAQPDLEMNCMAPGGSGKRFKLKTTETNGPIDLVFNVTADDTGSLYRVFGKLSNLTDATNSVAGALNGFRIETGFGIGNEFIASSAEDGLAFGFLADGSGKLSIGTMSKFPGGLFGGSRVEGLPFFSVSIAEFVEGTTVAAEDILETDGVVPAEYSDLFGDWLALDKVPTGWFIDHNGNPADDSILLAYDDPTTDGEDLKAFPKTYNDVPVEAVLKDGGTETVSATVFDPNGVSFDADGVNTTIYDLSKVRPLVETLEEGGSAAQADDAISLPLEPVAADTVYNDEFRILIDGEAVTIAAPGDWPANPPRVLQNGELYATWMSDEGEEGMYELASDGSLVTLEDMNALIDGDTATYERVPGYIQGAVEDLANVNINTSIRVGDTSSWPTCSGDGVETDCTFTLRITGLNTAAEVPTIPETPVPEGDGPILGCSAGKPGSPFDPVLPGMVLAALAGLWARKRRGTV from the coding sequence ATGAAAACGACAAAACGTGTAGGGAAACCACTGGCTGCAGCCGGATTGTATTCGGCCCTCGGGGTGTCTGCCATGGTCCATGGGGCAACAGTGCAGGACGTGAATACCGACAACCTGTCGGTTCCACCGGTGGACGGGAAAACGCTGGTTTATACCGATACCGTTGGCACTGCAAGCTTCGGCTGGTTTGACCCGGTGAATGACAGCGGTGTCGAAGGGCTGGGCATTGCGGTTTATAACGAGGAATTCACCAGGATTATTGATGAGGTGGAGTATCAGTTTGCCGGCTGCATCATGGCGCAGCCCGATCTCGAGATGAACTGCATGGCGCCGGGCGGTTCCGGTAAACGGTTCAAACTGAAAACCACTGAAACCAACGGGCCCATTGACCTTGTGTTCAATGTAACCGCCGATGATACCGGCAGCCTGTATCGGGTCTTCGGCAAGTTGTCCAATCTCACGGATGCCACGAATTCTGTTGCTGGCGCACTGAATGGCTTCCGCATTGAAACCGGATTTGGCATTGGCAATGAATTCATTGCCTCCTCGGCGGAGGACGGATTGGCATTCGGATTCCTTGCGGATGGGTCCGGTAAGTTGTCCATCGGGACTATGTCCAAGTTCCCCGGCGGTCTTTTCGGGGGCAGCAGGGTTGAGGGCCTGCCGTTTTTCAGCGTCAGTATCGCCGAATTTGTCGAGGGCACAACGGTCGCTGCTGAGGACATCCTGGAAACCGATGGCGTGGTTCCAGCCGAGTATTCCGATCTATTTGGTGACTGGCTTGCGTTAGACAAGGTGCCGACCGGCTGGTTTATCGATCACAACGGTAACCCCGCAGACGATTCTATCCTCCTGGCCTACGATGACCCCACAACCGATGGGGAGGACTTGAAGGCATTTCCGAAAACCTACAACGATGTGCCTGTCGAGGCTGTACTCAAGGATGGCGGCACCGAGACAGTAAGCGCCACGGTCTTTGATCCCAATGGTGTGTCCTTTGATGCCGACGGCGTCAACACTACGATCTATGATCTCAGTAAGGTGCGACCACTGGTAGAAACACTGGAAGAGGGCGGCTCGGCTGCTCAAGCAGACGATGCGATTTCACTGCCGCTGGAACCGGTAGCGGCAGATACGGTTTACAACGACGAATTCAGGATTCTGATTGACGGCGAGGCAGTGACCATCGCAGCTCCGGGTGACTGGCCGGCGAACCCTCCAAGGGTATTGCAGAATGGAGAACTCTACGCCACCTGGATGTCTGATGAAGGCGAGGAGGGGATGTACGAGTTGGCGTCAGATGGGTCTCTGGTAACGCTTGAGGATATGAATGCGCTGATTGACGGTGATACCGCGACCTACGAGAGAGTTCCGGGCTATATACAGGGCGCAGTGGAAGATCTGGCCAACGTAAATATCAACACCTCTATTCGAGTGGGCGACACCTCGTCCTGGCCGACCTGTTCCGGTGATGGTGTCGAGACCGATTGTACCTTCACTCTGAGGATCACAGGCCTGAACACTGCTGCCGAGGTGCCGACCATTCCCGAGACACCTGTGCCGGAGGGCGATGGCCCGATCCTGGGCTGCAGCGCAGGCAAACCGGGTTCGCCATTCGATCCGGTCCTGCCGGGCATGGTGCTGGCGGCTCTGGCGGGCCTGTGGGCGCGCAAGCGTCGCGGGACTGTCTGA